From Demequina lutea, a single genomic window includes:
- a CDS encoding metal-sulfur cluster assembly factor: MAETTTPANVADIEEALRDVIDPELGINVVDLGLVYGVQLDENQHAVIDMTLTSAACPLTDVLEDQTRECLEGLVDGFRINWVWMPPWGPDKITDDGREQLRALGFNV; encoded by the coding sequence ATGGCAGAAACGACGACCCCCGCGAATGTGGCGGACATCGAGGAGGCTCTCCGCGATGTCATCGACCCCGAGCTGGGTATCAATGTGGTGGACCTGGGGCTCGTGTACGGCGTGCAGCTTGACGAGAACCAGCACGCCGTGATCGACATGACCCTGACGTCGGCCGCGTGCCCGCTCACGGACGTGCTCGAGGACCAGACGCGCGAATGCCTTGAGGGCCTCGTGGACGGCTTCAGGATCAACTGGGTGTGGATGCCGCCGTGGGGCCCGGACAAGATCACCGACGACGGCCGCGAGCAGTTGAGGGCACTCGGCTTCAACGTCTGA
- the sufU gene encoding Fe-S cluster assembly sulfur transfer protein SufU: protein MSDLEQMYQQVILDHARARHGSGLVVLDASSVGESHQVNPTCGDEITVRVALDGDKLASVSWEGQGCSISQASASILTELMDGADLRRADETMEAFMALMHHRGELLGDERDDLLDDATALVGVGKYPARIKCALLSWVALRDAIVRATVGTEGS, encoded by the coding sequence ATGAGCGACCTCGAACAGATGTACCAGCAGGTCATCCTCGACCACGCGAGGGCGCGTCACGGCAGCGGCCTCGTGGTCCTCGATGCCTCCTCAGTGGGGGAGTCACACCAGGTCAACCCCACGTGCGGCGACGAGATCACCGTGCGTGTCGCCCTCGATGGCGACAAGCTCGCGTCGGTCTCGTGGGAGGGCCAGGGTTGTTCGATTTCCCAGGCGTCGGCGTCGATCCTCACTGAACTGATGGATGGTGCGGATCTGCGCCGCGCGGATGAGACCATGGAGGCCTTCATGGCGCTCATGCACCACAGGGGAGAACTGCTCGGCGACGAGCGGGACGACCTCCTCGATGATGCCACGGCCTTGGTCGGCGTGGGAAAGTACCCGGCGCGCATCAAGTGCGCGCTGCTCAGTTGGGTGGCATTGCGCGACGCGATCGTGCGTGCCACCGTCGGCACGGAAGGATCGTGA
- a CDS encoding SufS family cysteine desulfurase — MRALTDIRADFPILTRTVRNGKPLVYLDSAATSQRPQQVLDAVADFETHHNGAVQRGAHLLAEEATELFEGARASVARLVGATEDREIVWTGNATAAVNLVANGMANASAGIGGAESARFRIGPGDSIVVTETEHHANLIPWQQLCARTGATLRWIEVGDEGRMRLEQLATVVDETTKLVAFTHASNVTGLVTDVAPIVARAREVGALTFLDACQSVPHIPVDFAALGVDFAAFSGHKMLGPTGIGALWGRGALLDALPPSIFGGGTVQVVTLEETTWTQAPTRFEAGSQPVAQAVGMGVAAEYLMALGMDNVAAHERRIGHILRGGVSELPGVRLLGPVGDPDTLDVLGLAAVVVDGVHSHDVGQVLDDAGIAVRVGHHCNQPLHRRLGAQSSTRASAHVYTTEDEARLFVEILATVRPFFGMSS; from the coding sequence ATGCGCGCGCTCACCGATATCAGGGCCGACTTCCCGATTCTCACCCGCACGGTGCGGAACGGGAAGCCCCTGGTGTACCTCGATTCGGCCGCGACGTCGCAGCGCCCCCAGCAGGTGCTTGACGCCGTCGCCGACTTCGAGACCCATCACAATGGCGCGGTCCAGCGCGGCGCGCACCTCCTCGCCGAGGAGGCCACCGAGCTCTTCGAGGGCGCTCGTGCGTCCGTGGCGCGCCTCGTGGGTGCGACCGAGGACCGCGAGATCGTGTGGACGGGAAACGCCACGGCGGCCGTGAACCTCGTGGCAAACGGCATGGCAAACGCATCGGCAGGGATCGGCGGCGCGGAGTCGGCCCGCTTCCGGATCGGCCCGGGCGACTCGATTGTGGTCACCGAGACCGAGCACCACGCCAACCTGATCCCGTGGCAGCAGTTGTGCGCTCGCACCGGCGCGACCCTCCGGTGGATAGAGGTCGGCGACGAGGGGCGCATGCGGCTCGAGCAGCTCGCCACGGTCGTGGATGAAACGACCAAGCTCGTCGCCTTCACCCACGCCTCGAACGTCACGGGCCTCGTCACCGACGTTGCGCCCATCGTGGCTCGGGCCCGCGAGGTGGGTGCGCTCACGTTCTTGGACGCTTGCCAGTCCGTTCCGCATATCCCTGTTGACTTTGCCGCGCTCGGCGTCGACTTTGCCGCGTTTTCCGGGCACAAGATGCTCGGTCCCACCGGCATCGGCGCCCTATGGGGGCGTGGAGCCCTCCTTGATGCGTTGCCGCCATCGATCTTTGGGGGAGGGACCGTTCAGGTCGTGACCCTCGAGGAGACCACCTGGACGCAAGCGCCCACCCGTTTCGAGGCCGGCTCGCAGCCGGTCGCGCAGGCGGTGGGCATGGGCGTGGCCGCCGAATACCTCATGGCACTTGGCATGGACAACGTGGCCGCGCACGAGCGCCGCATTGGGCACATCCTGCGCGGGGGCGTCAGCGAGCTTCCTGGAGTGCGACTCTTGGGCCCCGTGGGGGATCCAGACACCCTCGACGTGCTCGGTCTCGCGGCAGTTGTAGTCGACGGAGTGCATTCTCACGACGTGGGCCAGGTGCTCGACGATGCTGGCATCGCCGTGCGCGTCGGCCACCACTGTAACCAGCCCCTACACCGGCGACTCGGCGCACAGAGTTCGACCCGTGCGAGCGCCCATGTGTACACGACCGAGGACGAGGCTAGGCTCTTTGTCGAGATCCTCGCCACGGTGCGACCCTTCTTTGGAATGAGCTCATGA
- the sufC gene encoding Fe-S cluster assembly ATPase SufC, whose product MSTLEIKNLHVTVDTPEGVKEILKGVDLSISSGETHAIMGPNGSGKSTLAYSIAGHPKYTVTEGTITLDGADVLAMTVDERAKAGLFLAMQYPVEVPGVSVSNFLRTAKTAITGEAPKLRTWVKDVKVSMEALRMDPTFAERNVNEGFSGGEKKRHEILQMELLSPKMAILDETDSGLDVDALRIVSEGVNRVKDNTGLGIMLITHYTRILNYIKPDFVHVFVNGRVAEEGGPELADQLEAEGYDRFLVEA is encoded by the coding sequence ATGAGCACCCTGGAGATTAAGAACCTGCACGTCACCGTCGACACCCCCGAGGGCGTCAAGGAGATCCTCAAGGGCGTCGACCTGTCGATCTCGTCGGGCGAGACCCACGCGATCATGGGGCCAAACGGCTCCGGCAAGTCGACCCTGGCCTACTCGATCGCGGGTCACCCCAAGTACACCGTCACCGAGGGCACCATCACTCTTGACGGCGCCGACGTGCTTGCCATGACGGTCGACGAGCGCGCCAAGGCGGGCCTGTTCCTTGCGATGCAGTACCCCGTCGAAGTTCCGGGCGTCTCCGTGTCCAATTTCCTGCGTACCGCCAAGACGGCCATCACGGGCGAAGCACCGAAGTTGCGCACGTGGGTCAAGGACGTCAAGGTGTCGATGGAGGCCCTACGCATGGACCCCACATTCGCCGAACGCAACGTCAACGAGGGCTTCTCCGGCGGCGAGAAGAAGCGCCACGAGATCCTGCAGATGGAACTCCTGAGCCCCAAGATGGCGATCCTCGACGAGACCGACTCAGGTCTCGACGTCGACGCGCTGCGCATCGTGTCCGAGGGCGTCAACCGCGTCAAGGACAACACGGGCCTTGGCATCATGCTCATCACGCACTACACGCGGATCCTGAACTACATCAAGCCCGACTTCGTCCACGTGTTCGTCAATGGCCGGGTGGCGGAAGAGGGCGGCCCCGAGTTGGCCGACCAGCTCGAGGCAGAGGGCTACGACCGCTTCCTCGTGGAGGCGTAA
- a CDS encoding non-heme iron oxygenase ferredoxin subunit encodes MSEQFACNVSDLKPGTLVQSYLTAADGSEVAVAVARSDDGEFYAINDICSHGEVSLAEGEIIGCEVECWAHGARFDLRTGEATELPAIDPVDAYPVHIDGERVLVDVDNPITSGIKENA; translated from the coding sequence GTGAGCGAACAATTCGCGTGCAACGTCTCCGACCTCAAGCCAGGCACCTTGGTTCAGTCGTACCTCACCGCCGCCGACGGCAGCGAGGTCGCTGTCGCGGTCGCCCGCTCCGATGACGGCGAGTTCTATGCCATCAACGACATCTGCAGTCATGGCGAGGTGTCGCTAGCCGAGGGCGAAATCATCGGCTGCGAGGTTGAATGCTGGGCCCACGGAGCGCGATTCGACCTGCGCACGGGGGAGGCAACAGAACTCCCCGCAATCGACCCAGTCGACGCCTACCCCGTCCACATCGACGGCGAGCGTGTGCTCGTAGACGTCGACAACCCCATTACTTCCGGCATTAAGGAGAACGCATGA
- the sufD gene encoding Fe-S cluster assembly protein SufD, giving the protein MSTTEQSLVTDHSQATADAAHVHGQKYNGTIVPDKSRAERLMSFDPEAFGVPNGREENWRFTPMRTIAPLLSLDGGEGGLVWDVPTLPQGVTFTNVPAGEASLRSVRAPGDRASAVAVARSNGAMSLGIAPGTQVAEPIVIGMSGKGEDVRGHLLFEIGAGAEATVVVTRTGSGNYGEFVSVDVGENAGLNLVLVQQWEADAIHVSEVVAKLGRDARLRGSVVTLGGKVVRLNTSVALAGEGARVDLFGLYFADSGQHQEHQLFVDHVAPHCTSRVTYKGALAGAKAHTVWIGDVLIRAAAEGTDTYELNRNLVLSDGARADSVPNLEIETGEIAGAGHASATGRFDDEQMFYLRSRGISEAQARRLVVRGFFADLIREIGVESVEKGLMVAIDAELEQVASEQRAAGEE; this is encoded by the coding sequence TTGAGCACGACGGAGCAGTCATTAGTGACAGACCACTCGCAGGCCACGGCCGACGCTGCCCACGTTCACGGGCAGAAGTACAACGGCACCATCGTGCCGGACAAGTCGCGCGCCGAACGCCTCATGTCCTTTGACCCCGAGGCCTTCGGAGTGCCGAACGGTCGCGAGGAAAACTGGCGCTTCACGCCCATGCGCACGATCGCCCCGCTGCTCTCTCTCGATGGCGGCGAGGGTGGCCTCGTGTGGGACGTTCCCACCCTTCCCCAAGGCGTGACCTTCACCAACGTCCCCGCAGGTGAGGCGTCGCTCCGCTCCGTGCGCGCACCGGGCGACCGTGCGTCGGCCGTGGCGGTGGCCCGATCAAACGGCGCCATGTCTTTGGGCATCGCCCCTGGTACACAGGTTGCGGAACCGATCGTCATCGGCATGTCGGGCAAGGGCGAGGACGTTCGCGGCCACCTGCTGTTCGAGATCGGCGCGGGCGCGGAGGCCACCGTCGTAGTGACGCGCACCGGCTCCGGCAACTACGGCGAATTCGTTTCGGTTGACGTGGGCGAGAACGCGGGACTCAACCTCGTGCTCGTCCAGCAGTGGGAAGCCGATGCCATTCACGTGAGCGAGGTCGTCGCCAAACTCGGCCGCGACGCCAGGCTACGCGGATCCGTCGTGACCCTGGGCGGCAAGGTCGTGCGCCTCAACACGTCCGTCGCCCTCGCGGGCGAGGGTGCGCGCGTCGACCTGTTCGGCTTGTACTTCGCCGACTCGGGCCAGCACCAAGAGCACCAGCTATTCGTCGACCACGTGGCGCCGCATTGCACCTCGCGCGTGACCTATAAGGGCGCGCTCGCAGGTGCCAAGGCGCACACCGTGTGGATCGGCGACGTGCTCATTCGCGCCGCGGCGGAGGGCACCGATACCTACGAACTCAACCGCAACCTGGTGCTCAGCGACGGCGCCCGCGCGGACTCGGTCCCCAACCTGGAGATCGAGACGGGCGAGATCGCTGGCGCAGGGCACGCGTCGGCCACCGGTCGCTTCGACGATGAGCAGATGTTCTACTTGCGTTCGCGTGGAATCAGCGAGGCGCAGGCCCGCAGGCTCGTGGTGCGTGGATTCTTCGCGGACCTCATCCGCGAGATCGGCGTCGAGTCGGTCGAGAAGGGCCTGATGGTTGCGATCGACGCCGAGCTCGAGCAAGTTGCAAGCGAGCAGCGTGCGGCGGGGGAGGAGTGA
- the sufB gene encoding Fe-S cluster assembly protein SufB translates to MTMSTPTDTPIATPMTQDETIASLGNYEFGWHDSDAAGMSAQRGLSEAVVRNISALKSEPQWMLDIRLKGLSLFGKKPMPTWGSDLTGIDFDNIKYFVRSTEKQATSWDDLPDDIKRTYDKLGIPEAEKQRLVSGVAAQYESEVVYHQIREDLEQQGVLFLDTDTALREHPDIFEEYFGTVIPVGDNKFAALNTAVWSGGSFVYVPPGVHVDIPLQAYFRINTENMGQFERTLIIADEGSYVHYVEGCTAPIYTSDSLHSAVVEIIVKKNARVRYTTIQNWSNNVYNLVTKRAVAHEGATMEWVDGNIGSKVTMKYPAIFLVGEHAKGETLSIAFAGEGQHQDAGAKMVHAAPNTSSSIVSKSVARGGGRTSYRGLVQVLEGAKGSKSNVLCDALLVDQISRSDTYPYVDVREDDVSMGHEATVSRVSQEQLFYLMSRGMAETEAMAMIVRGFVEPIARELPMEYALELNRLIEMQMEGSVG, encoded by the coding sequence ATGACGATGAGCACCCCCACTGACACCCCCATCGCTACCCCCATGACTCAAGACGAAACCATCGCCTCGCTCGGAAACTACGAGTTCGGTTGGCACGACTCCGACGCGGCGGGCATGAGTGCCCAACGTGGACTGAGCGAGGCCGTCGTGCGTAACATCTCGGCGCTCAAGAGCGAGCCTCAGTGGATGCTCGACATCCGCCTCAAGGGTCTGAGCCTCTTTGGCAAGAAGCCGATGCCCACGTGGGGTAGCGACCTCACCGGCATCGACTTCGACAACATCAAGTACTTTGTGCGCTCGACGGAGAAGCAGGCCACCAGTTGGGACGACCTGCCCGACGACATCAAGCGCACGTACGACAAGTTGGGCATCCCCGAGGCCGAGAAGCAGCGCCTCGTCTCGGGCGTCGCGGCGCAATACGAGTCCGAGGTGGTCTACCACCAGATCCGTGAGGACCTCGAGCAGCAGGGCGTCCTGTTTCTGGACACCGACACCGCGCTGCGTGAGCACCCGGACATCTTCGAGGAGTACTTCGGGACGGTCATCCCCGTGGGAGACAACAAGTTCGCTGCTCTCAACACGGCCGTCTGGTCGGGCGGGTCGTTCGTCTACGTCCCGCCGGGCGTCCACGTCGACATCCCGCTGCAGGCATACTTCCGCATCAACACGGAGAACATGGGCCAGTTTGAGCGGACTCTGATCATCGCCGACGAGGGCTCGTACGTGCACTACGTCGAGGGCTGTACGGCGCCCATCTACACGTCGGATTCACTGCACAGCGCCGTCGTCGAGATCATCGTCAAGAAGAACGCACGCGTGCGGTACACGACCATCCAGAACTGGTCGAACAACGTGTACAACCTCGTGACCAAGCGTGCCGTCGCCCACGAGGGCGCGACCATGGAATGGGTCGACGGAAACATCGGCTCCAAGGTGACAATGAAGTACCCGGCCATCTTCTTGGTGGGCGAGCACGCCAAGGGCGAGACCCTCTCGATCGCCTTCGCCGGCGAGGGCCAGCACCAGGACGCCGGCGCCAAGATGGTTCACGCCGCGCCCAACACCTCGTCGAGCATCGTGAGCAAGTCGGTCGCCAGAGGCGGGGGGCGCACGTCGTACCGCGGACTCGTGCAGGTGCTTGAGGGTGCCAAGGGCTCGAAGTCCAACGTGCTGTGTGATGCCCTGTTGGTCGACCAAATCAGCCGCTCCGACACGTACCCATACGTGGACGTGCGCGAGGACGACGTCAGCATGGGTCACGAGGCGACGGTGTCTCGCGTGAGCCAGGAACAGCTGTTCTACCTGATGTCGAGGGGAATGGCCGAGACCGAGGCCATGGCCATGATCGTGCGCGGGTTTGTGGAGCCCATCGCGCGCGAACTGCCCATGGAATACGCGCTCGAGCTGAACCGTCTCATTGAAATGCAAATGGAAGGATCAGTCGGTTGA
- a CDS encoding helix-turn-helix transcriptional regulator, with translation MATDTTRERVLGLIVSAGPITAATIAEKFELTPAAVRRHLSALTDDGLIADHEVAGPIERGRGRPAKAFVATPEGQRALKSAYSDVAQDAMEFLKARGELAAFVAEHGVRLENKITGAVDKTAPVAARVGALSDALAAMGYATSVRPGPGGYTLQLCQGHCPVQEIAQATPEWCEEETKAFSRVLGVHVQRLSTLAQGAHVCTTTIPLTPALKEG, from the coding sequence ATGGCGACGGACACCACGCGTGAGCGAGTGCTCGGCCTGATCGTGTCCGCAGGCCCCATCACGGCTGCGACCATCGCCGAAAAGTTTGAACTCACGCCCGCCGCCGTGCGCAGGCACCTCTCCGCGCTCACCGACGACGGACTCATCGCCGACCATGAGGTCGCAGGCCCGATCGAACGCGGCCGCGGCAGGCCGGCCAAGGCCTTCGTTGCGACCCCCGAGGGCCAGCGCGCGCTCAAGTCCGCATACTCGGACGTGGCTCAAGACGCCATGGAGTTCCTCAAGGCCAGGGGAGAGCTCGCCGCCTTTGTCGCGGAGCACGGCGTCCGGCTCGAGAACAAGATCACAGGGGCGGTCGACAAGACCGCGCCGGTCGCCGCCCGCGTCGGCGCGCTGTCCGATGCCCTTGCGGCCATGGGCTACGCGACGTCAGTTCGCCCAGGTCCGGGCGGCTACACCCTCCAACTGTGCCAGGGACATTGCCCCGTTCAAGAGATCGCCCAGGCCACCCCCGAGTGGTGTGAAGAGGAGACCAAGGCCTTCTCTCGCGTGCTCGGAGTTCACGTTCAACGCTTGTCAACGCTCGCCCAGGGCGCGCACGTCTGCACGACCACCATCCCGCTCACACCCGCCCTCAAGGAAGGATGA
- a CDS encoding COX15/CtaA family protein — protein sequence MTIEAPATTVRRLARFRNFLGRHTRGLTIANIFAQGGIIVTGGAVRLTSSGLGCSTWPECEPGHFTPEAFNASNIHPYVEFGNRTLTGVLGVVTVALAIAMWNSRRELRWWGLLPLLGVIGQAILGGIVVLAKLNPVLVSPHLLLSMGLVWQAVWLALRFRDAPRRESRICIKKALRTSVLLLGAVLVFGTLTTGAGPHSGDAAATQRLGLDPTEVAKAHAGVVWVFIAVLAYLIWKVRKDRSEGAHDEVRKAWVVLVAVTLAQAAIGYIQFFTGLPELIVGMHLAGAAALTAAHSAAYYLLKRDRSKVRAQATS from the coding sequence GTGACTATCGAGGCTCCCGCAACCACCGTCCGCCGACTCGCCCGCTTCCGCAACTTCCTGGGGCGCCATACGCGCGGGCTCACGATCGCGAACATCTTCGCCCAAGGCGGCATCATCGTGACTGGCGGCGCCGTGCGCCTCACCAGTTCCGGACTCGGTTGCTCCACGTGGCCAGAATGCGAGCCGGGCCACTTCACGCCCGAGGCCTTCAACGCTTCCAACATCCACCCCTACGTCGAGTTCGGCAACCGCACCCTGACCGGGGTCCTGGGCGTAGTCACCGTCGCGCTTGCCATCGCGATGTGGAATAGCAGGCGCGAGCTGCGCTGGTGGGGCCTTCTCCCCCTGCTGGGTGTCATCGGCCAGGCGATCCTTGGCGGCATCGTCGTGCTCGCCAAACTCAACCCGGTCCTGGTCTCTCCCCACCTGTTGCTCTCGATGGGTCTTGTATGGCAAGCCGTGTGGCTCGCGCTCAGGTTCCGCGACGCACCCCGCCGCGAAAGCCGCATCTGCATCAAGAAGGCCTTGCGCACCAGCGTGTTGCTGTTGGGCGCTGTACTCGTCTTCGGCACCTTGACCACTGGCGCGGGCCCGCACTCGGGCGATGCCGCGGCCACCCAACGCCTGGGCCTCGACCCCACCGAGGTCGCGAAGGCGCACGCCGGAGTGGTGTGGGTCTTCATCGCGGTGCTTGCCTACTTGATTTGGAAGGTGCGCAAAGACCGCTCGGAGGGAGCCCACGACGAGGTGCGCAAGGCGTGGGTGGTCCTGGTCGCGGTGACGCTGGCCCAAGCGGCTATCGGCTACATCCAGTTCTTCACCGGTCTGCCGGAACTCATCGTGGGAATGCACCTCGCTGGGGCTGCCGCGTTGACTGCCGCCCACTCCGCTGCCTACTACCTCCTCAAGCGGGACCGGTCAAAGGTCCGCGCCCAGGCTACTTCGTAG
- a CDS encoding YbhB/YbcL family Raf kinase inhibitor-like protein — protein sequence MRRHIGSALVITLLVAGCGTTADDAGGVQASLTVTSDDFANGTELPAWATANALGGQCTGDNTNPELTWESPSAATEGFALTLIDPDAHNFVHWMLADIPASTTAIARGGSDAVSGVGGKSSLSSTYDGTYFGPCPPGPDHHYVFTLYALDAPLNLEQGFSLADLKDAMRGHVLAEGALTGLRSGPA from the coding sequence ATGAGGCGTCACATCGGATCGGCTCTCGTCATAACACTGCTGGTCGCCGGGTGCGGCACAACCGCCGATGACGCGGGCGGAGTCCAGGCCTCCCTCACCGTCACGAGCGACGACTTCGCGAACGGCACCGAGCTGCCGGCCTGGGCGACGGCCAACGCCCTCGGCGGTCAGTGCACCGGGGACAACACGAACCCCGAACTGACGTGGGAGTCACCATCCGCCGCCACTGAAGGCTTTGCATTGACCCTGATCGACCCCGACGCCCACAACTTTGTGCACTGGATGCTGGCCGACATTCCGGCGTCGACCACAGCGATCGCCCGCGGCGGATCCGATGCCGTGAGCGGCGTGGGCGGCAAGAGTTCCCTGTCCTCAACGTATGACGGCACGTACTTTGGACCCTGCCCTCCCGGCCCCGATCACCACTATGTGTTCACCCTGTACGCGCTGGATGCGCCGCTCAACCTCGAGCAGGGCTTCTCGCTGGCGGACCTCAAGGACGCGATGAGGGGCCACGTGCTCGCGGAAGGAGCTCTCACAGGCCTGCGGTCGGGGCCCGCGTAG
- a CDS encoding NUDIX domain-containing protein: MRELPGGGPLADVVAPLPILARHERFKGRVWNLVSDEVDLGHSQVTRDFVQHTGAVVIVALNENDELYLVRQYRHPVGVECWEPPAGLLDVVHEPPVEAAKRELHEEADLTAATWHVLADFFPSGGGSSEAVRVFLARDLTEVPEADRHVRTDEERDMVGAWVPLDEVLVAIAAGRVHASSLVVGAMAADLARRSNWSTLRPADAKWLLAPEDRRRHNV; encoded by the coding sequence GTGAGAGAACTTCCCGGTGGTGGTCCGCTGGCCGATGTGGTGGCGCCGCTACCCATATTGGCTCGGCACGAGCGCTTCAAAGGCCGCGTGTGGAATCTCGTCAGTGACGAGGTGGACCTGGGTCACTCTCAAGTGACGCGCGACTTTGTGCAGCACACCGGCGCCGTGGTGATCGTCGCGCTCAACGAGAACGACGAGTTGTACCTGGTGAGGCAGTACCGCCACCCCGTAGGGGTCGAGTGCTGGGAGCCGCCTGCAGGGTTGCTCGACGTTGTGCACGAGCCGCCGGTCGAGGCCGCCAAGCGTGAGCTTCATGAGGAGGCGGACCTTACCGCTGCGACGTGGCACGTACTGGCCGACTTCTTCCCTTCGGGCGGCGGTAGCTCGGAGGCGGTGAGGGTCTTCCTCGCGAGGGATTTGACCGAGGTGCCCGAGGCCGATCGACACGTGCGTACCGATGAGGAAAGAGACATGGTGGGCGCGTGGGTGCCTCTCGATGAGGTGTTGGTCGCAATCGCCGCCGGAAGGGTGCACGCGTCATCCCTCGTGGTCGGCGCTATGGCCGCAGACCTCGCGCGTCGATCAAACTGGTCGACCTTGCGCCCAGCAGACGCCAAGTGGTTGCTTGCACCAGAAGACCGGCGCCGCCACAACGTCTAG